One Chryseobacterium sp. StRB126 genomic region harbors:
- the murC gene encoding UDP-N-acetylmuramate--L-alanine ligase has product MKNLETYQNFYFVGIGGIGMSALARYFHASGKKVLGYDKTNTKLTQNLMKEGIDIVFEDLIDERVTSLQKEDTLIIYTPAIKTLGILDYFNQNQFEVLKRAKVLGLITENTDCIAVAGTHGKTTTSTLVSHLCKEANLPFSCFLGGISENFKSNFLYNGSKYSVVEADEYDRSFLNLSPDWAVVTSTDADHLDIYGDKSHIEEGFRQFAALVPEDQQLFVRKGIEIGRGHQTYAVNEKADYYSDNLRMDHDKIYFDFHTPTETIKDFVWEIPGIHNVENATVALAILHNLGADFDTLKKAIANFKGIKRRYTKHFYENGKIYIDDYAHHPTEINAVMGSIKTFYPDKKLLVVFQPHLFSRTRDFADGFAESLSKADELILLDIYPARELQENFEGVTSSWLLEKVTLDKKEVSTLSDAFEKIKQKDFDILLTVGAGNIDTLYDPICEWIAKI; this is encoded by the coding sequence ATGAAGAATTTAGAAACATATCAGAACTTTTACTTCGTTGGAATCGGAGGCATAGGAATGAGTGCATTAGCACGCTATTTCCATGCGTCCGGAAAAAAAGTATTGGGTTACGATAAAACCAACACCAAGCTTACTCAAAATCTGATGAAAGAAGGAATTGATATCGTTTTCGAAGATCTTATTGATGAAAGGGTTACCTCTCTTCAAAAAGAAGATACATTAATCATTTACACGCCTGCCATCAAAACACTTGGGATTTTAGATTACTTTAATCAAAATCAGTTTGAAGTGCTGAAACGTGCAAAGGTTTTAGGATTAATCACGGAAAATACAGACTGTATCGCAGTAGCAGGAACCCACGGTAAAACAACAACGTCTACCCTGGTTTCTCATTTATGCAAAGAAGCAAACCTTCCATTCTCATGCTTTTTAGGTGGGATTTCTGAAAACTTTAAATCAAACTTTCTATATAACGGTTCTAAGTATTCAGTAGTGGAAGCAGATGAATACGACAGAAGCTTCCTGAACCTTTCTCCAGACTGGGCAGTTGTAACTTCAACCGACGCAGACCACTTGGATATTTATGGAGATAAAAGCCATATTGAAGAAGGCTTCAGACAATTTGCAGCCTTAGTTCCTGAAGACCAACAGCTCTTCGTAAGAAAAGGCATTGAAATCGGAAGAGGACATCAGACCTACGCTGTAAATGAAAAAGCTGATTACTATTCTGATAACCTGAGAATGGATCATGATAAAATTTATTTTGACTTCCACACTCCAACCGAAACCATAAAAGATTTTGTTTGGGAAATCCCAGGAATTCATAATGTAGAAAATGCAACAGTAGCATTAGCAATTTTACACAATTTGGGCGCAGATTTTGATACGCTGAAAAAGGCAATTGCCAATTTTAAAGGAATTAAAAGAAGATATACCAAGCATTTTTACGAAAATGGTAAAATTTATATAGATGATTACGCTCATCACCCAACAGAAATTAATGCGGTAATGGGCTCTATCAAGACATTTTATCCTGATAAAAAATTATTGGTGGTCTTCCAGCCTCACCTGTTCAGCAGAACAAGAGATTTTGCAGATGGATTTGCTGAAAGCCTGAGCAAAGCAGACGAATTGATTCTTTTGGATATTTACCCGGCAAGAGAACTTCAGGAAAATTTTGAAGGAGTTACTTCAAGTTGGTTGTTGGAAAAAGTAACATTAGATAAAAAAGAAGTATCCACTTTATCCGATGCTTTTGAAAAAATAAAACAAAAGGATTTTGATATCCTTCTCACCGTAGGTGCCGGAAATATAGACACCCTATATGACCCGATCTGTGAGTGGATTGCAAAAATTTAA
- the murG gene encoding undecaprenyldiphospho-muramoylpentapeptide beta-N-acetylglucosaminyltransferase, with product MNKKLKILLSGGGTGGHIFPAIAIADEIKKRFPDAEFLFIGANGKMEMEKVPQAGYKIEGIDIAGIDRGNLLSNLGLPFKILKSLNRSKAIIKDFKPDIAIGTGGFASGPALYEATKLGVPVFIQEQNAHAGVTNKILSKAAKAIFTAYPKVAGFPAEKIKFLGNPIRSVIISGMQETAQAKQKMGLNKDKLTILSVGGSLGSRTLNNAWKSHLNQIVDKDYQLIWQTGKLDYKDIIEETKDIDTRNIQIREFIKDMELAYSAADIIVSRAGAIAISELAVAQKPVLLVPFPFAAEDHQTKNAMNLVEKNAARMVKDSEMQEKFWNTLSEICENESVRKEMSDNLKYFAKPDATKEIVDEIFKIIR from the coding sequence ATGAACAAAAAACTAAAAATACTACTATCAGGCGGAGGAACAGGAGGACACATCTTCCCTGCCATTGCCATCGCTGACGAAATCAAGAAAAGGTTTCCAGATGCAGAATTTTTGTTCATTGGAGCCAACGGAAAAATGGAAATGGAAAAAGTTCCACAAGCTGGTTATAAAATTGAAGGAATTGATATCGCAGGAATTGACAGAGGAAACCTGTTATCCAACTTAGGACTTCCTTTCAAGATTCTAAAAAGTTTAAACAGATCAAAAGCAATTATCAAAGACTTTAAGCCAGACATTGCGATAGGAACAGGAGGTTTTGCAAGTGGCCCCGCTTTATATGAAGCTACAAAATTGGGAGTTCCGGTTTTTATTCAGGAACAGAATGCCCACGCAGGAGTCACCAATAAGATTTTAAGTAAAGCAGCAAAAGCCATCTTTACAGCCTATCCGAAAGTAGCAGGCTTTCCCGCAGAAAAGATCAAGTTTCTGGGAAACCCAATCCGTTCTGTTATTATTTCAGGAATGCAGGAAACAGCTCAGGCAAAACAAAAAATGGGGTTAAATAAAGATAAACTAACCATTTTATCGGTGGGTGGATCTTTAGGCTCCAGAACATTAAACAATGCATGGAAATCACATTTAAACCAAATTGTAGATAAAGATTATCAGCTGATCTGGCAGACAGGAAAGCTTGATTATAAAGATATTATTGAAGAAACAAAAGATATTGATACCAGAAATATTCAGATCCGTGAATTTATCAAAGACATGGAACTTGCTTATTCTGCAGCAGATATCATCGTTTCAAGAGCCGGAGCCATTGCCATTTCAGAGTTGGCCGTAGCACAGAAACCGGTATTATTGGTCCCATTCCCTTTTGCAGCGGAAGACCATCAAACCAAAAATGCCATGAATCTGGTTGAAAAAAATGCAGCCAGAATGGTAAAAGACTCTGAAATGCAGGAAAAATTCTGGAATACATTATCAGAAATCTGCGAAAATGAAAGTGTGAGAAAAGAAATGTCCGACAATCTGAAATATTTTGCTAAGCCGGATGCTACAAAAGAGATTGTAGATGAGATATTTAAAATCATAAGATAA
- a CDS encoding FtsW/RodA/SpoVE family cell cycle protein, whose translation MDEQNTETRFEFLKGDKVLWMVILVISIFSIFPVYSASSNLEYIVNNGTTTGHVIKHMFFVVLGLAIMRLVGTIKYEYIGKLSSILLGLMIVLLIVTMFTGQTIDGASASRWLKIPGTPISFQPSSFAFLMLIIYLCRYLTKKITRERLPIENIMYIFGPILLVFVLVAKDNGSTALMILMVSVVVLIIGQLHWKYIAGFISASFVAIVFFLLIALNTNMIGGNRVHTWMSRIETFTSSKAKSADIDDESVKAKNYQVMQAKAAIVHGGITGMGPGKSALKQMLPQSASDFIFAVIVEEYGVIGAAFLISLYLIMMIRIVMIASKMPAFFGSLLVLSLGVMIFIQLSVNIAVAVNLIPVTGQPLPLISYGGTSMLVTYLQLGIILNISSRIQIYDEEGMGKKQSIAEINDIA comes from the coding sequence ATGGACGAGCAGAATACAGAAACCAGATTTGAATTTCTAAAGGGCGATAAAGTACTTTGGATGGTCATTCTCGTGATCTCCATTTTCTCTATTTTCCCTGTTTATTCTGCAAGTTCAAACCTGGAATATATTGTTAATAACGGAACCACTACAGGTCACGTTATCAAACATATGTTCTTTGTAGTCCTGGGATTAGCGATTATGAGACTTGTAGGAACAATAAAATATGAATACATCGGTAAACTCAGCAGTATCCTGCTTGGGCTGATGATTGTTCTATTGATTGTTACCATGTTTACCGGACAGACCATTGATGGAGCCAGTGCTTCCCGATGGCTGAAAATTCCGGGAACCCCTATCTCATTCCAGCCGTCATCATTCGCCTTCCTGATGTTGATTATCTATTTATGCAGATATTTAACCAAGAAGATAACAAGAGAAAGACTTCCGATAGAGAATATCATGTATATTTTCGGTCCTATTCTACTTGTTTTTGTACTGGTAGCAAAAGATAACGGTTCTACAGCATTAATGATCCTTATGGTTTCAGTGGTTGTTCTGATTATCGGACAGCTTCACTGGAAATACATTGCAGGCTTTATTTCAGCATCATTTGTGGCCATTGTATTCTTTCTGTTAATTGCATTGAATACAAACATGATCGGAGGAAACCGTGTTCATACATGGATGAGCCGTATTGAAACATTTACATCAAGTAAAGCAAAATCAGCAGATATTGATGATGAAAGTGTAAAAGCCAAGAACTATCAGGTAATGCAGGCCAAAGCTGCCATCGTACACGGTGGCATTACCGGAATGGGACCCGGAAAAAGCGCATTAAAACAGATGCTCCCGCAATCTGCCTCCGACTTTATCTTCGCAGTAATCGTTGAAGAATACGGAGTAATAGGAGCCGCATTTTTAATCAGTCTCTATCTGATTATGATGATAAGGATTGTGATGATCGCCAGTAAAATGCCGGCCTTCTTCGGATCATTGCTCGTGCTCAGTCTCGGGGTAATGATTTTTATACAGCTATCTGTAAATATTGCTGTTGCCGTTAATCTGATCCCGGTAACAGGGCAGCCGTTACCATTGATAAGTTACGGAGGAACCTCCATGCTGGTAACCTATTTACAGCTAGGAATTATCTTAAATATAAGCTCCAGAATTCAGATTTACGATGAGGAAGGAATGGGCAAAAAACAAAGCATAGCAGAAATAAACGATATCGCATAA
- the murD gene encoding UDP-N-acetylmuramoyl-L-alanine--D-glutamate ligase, protein MKIVVLGGGESGCGAAYLAKKKGLEVFLSDKGAIKDNYKQFLTENGIEFEEGNHDEDRILNADWIVKSPGIPKKAEIIHKIHEKGIRLSSEIEFASEFTDAKIIAITGSNGKTTTTSLIYYILKNDGLNVGLGGNIGYSFAKQVADENHEYYVLEVSSFQLDDIQNFRPYISLLLNLSQDHLDQYNYNYEEYALAKFRITENQENDNFFIYNKDDEMSKNLLEKLEIKAKMIPFSTKEQLPEGGFVNDDQIVVKMKDEFSMKVEELSLLGNHNVANSLAASIAGKILKINNESIRHSLMTFQAVEHRLEFVTETDGVKYINDSKATNVNATYYALESMKTPTVWIVGGLDKGNDYTEIEDLVKRKVKAIVCLGIDNKKIIDFFKDKKEFIYDTSSMEEAVKISKLLAKKGDTVLLSPCCASFDLFKSYEDRGRQFKEQVLK, encoded by the coding sequence ATGAAAATAGTTGTTTTAGGAGGAGGAGAAAGCGGATGTGGAGCTGCTTATTTGGCCAAAAAGAAAGGTCTGGAAGTATTTCTTTCAGATAAAGGAGCCATTAAAGATAACTATAAGCAGTTTCTTACCGAAAATGGAATTGAATTTGAAGAAGGAAACCACGATGAAGACAGGATTTTAAATGCCGATTGGATCGTAAAAAGTCCGGGAATACCGAAAAAAGCAGAGATCATCCACAAAATTCATGAAAAAGGAATCAGACTTTCCTCTGAAATTGAATTCGCTTCTGAGTTTACAGATGCAAAGATCATTGCCATTACAGGAAGTAACGGAAAAACAACCACCACTTCCCTGATCTACTACATCCTGAAAAATGACGGATTAAATGTAGGGTTGGGAGGAAACATAGGATATAGCTTTGCAAAGCAGGTTGCAGATGAAAACCATGAATATTATGTATTGGAAGTAAGCTCTTTCCAGTTAGATGATATCCAGAATTTCAGACCTTATATCTCTTTATTGTTGAATCTGTCTCAGGATCACCTGGATCAGTACAACTACAACTATGAAGAATATGCATTGGCAAAATTCAGAATCACTGAAAATCAGGAAAACGACAACTTCTTCATCTACAATAAAGATGACGAAATGAGTAAAAACCTGCTTGAAAAATTAGAAATAAAAGCGAAGATGATTCCTTTCTCCACAAAGGAACAGCTTCCTGAAGGAGGTTTTGTAAACGATGATCAGATTGTGGTAAAAATGAAGGATGAATTCTCCATGAAAGTTGAAGAATTATCCCTACTTGGGAATCACAATGTTGCCAACAGCTTAGCTGCTTCTATAGCAGGTAAAATACTGAAGATCAATAATGAAAGTATAAGACATTCATTAATGACATTCCAGGCTGTAGAGCACAGACTGGAGTTTGTAACTGAAACGGATGGAGTAAAATACATCAATGACAGTAAAGCAACCAATGTGAATGCCACTTACTATGCTTTGGAAAGTATGAAAACCCCAACCGTTTGGATTGTTGGTGGATTAGATAAAGGAAATGACTATACCGAAATAGAGGATTTAGTCAAAAGAAAAGTAAAGGCAATTGTTTGCCTTGGTATTGACAATAAGAAGATTATAGATTTCTTTAAAGATAAAAAGGAGTTTATTTATGACACTTCAAGCATGGAAGAAGCCGTGAAAATATCAAAATTACTGGCTAAAAAAGGAGACACTGTTCTACTTTCTCCATGTTGCGCAAGCTTTGATTTATTCAAAAGCTATGAAGACAGAGGACGTCAGTTTAAAGAGCAGGTATTAAAGTAA
- the mraY gene encoding phospho-N-acetylmuramoyl-pentapeptide-transferase translates to MLYYLYEYLTDHGIHVPGLGMLKYISFRAGMAVLFSLIIALVYGKRVINYLRTKQMGELVRDLGLDGQKQKEGTPTMGGLIIILATIIPVLLFTRITNVYIVLLLVSMFWMGAIGFLDDYLKKIKKNKDGLSGKFKIVGQVGLGLIVGITMYFHPDITVKRKYADAKVVNRNNVEQNFMPTEKITVSTVPFAKNNEFDYSGILFWMNEKDAHEWAWIVFIPIVIFIVTAVSNGANITDGIDGLAAGTSAIILLTLALFAYLSGNIIFADYLNIMFLPNMGETTIFAVAMVGAVIGFFWYNTYPAQVFMGDTGSLMLGGVIAVLAIILRKELLIPVLCGIFLIENLSVMLQVVVFKYRKKKYGLEYAQNNRLFKMSPLHHHYQKEGFHESKIVNRMIIIGVILAIVCLITLKMR, encoded by the coding sequence ATGCTATACTATCTATACGAATATCTAACCGACCATGGAATTCACGTTCCGGGATTAGGAATGTTGAAATACATCTCCTTCCGTGCAGGAATGGCAGTATTGTTCTCATTAATTATTGCTCTTGTCTACGGAAAAAGAGTCATCAACTACCTGAGAACAAAACAAATGGGTGAATTAGTCCGTGATCTAGGATTGGATGGCCAAAAACAAAAAGAAGGAACTCCTACCATGGGAGGACTTATCATTATTTTGGCTACCATTATTCCCGTATTGCTGTTTACAAGAATTACAAACGTATATATTGTCTTACTGCTCGTTTCAATGTTTTGGATGGGGGCCATCGGATTTCTGGATGATTATTTAAAGAAAATAAAGAAAAATAAAGACGGACTAAGCGGTAAATTCAAAATTGTGGGGCAGGTTGGTTTAGGCTTAATTGTCGGAATCACCATGTATTTCCATCCGGATATCACCGTTAAAAGAAAATATGCCGATGCAAAAGTAGTGAACAGAAACAACGTAGAGCAAAACTTCATGCCTACAGAGAAAATCACAGTTTCTACAGTACCATTCGCAAAGAATAATGAGTTCGATTATAGCGGAATCCTGTTTTGGATGAATGAAAAAGATGCCCATGAGTGGGCATGGATTGTCTTTATCCCTATTGTCATCTTCATCGTAACAGCCGTTTCCAATGGAGCCAATATCACTGATGGAATAGACGGGCTCGCCGCAGGAACCAGTGCCATAATACTGCTTACCCTTGCCCTTTTCGCCTACCTTTCAGGGAACATCATCTTTGCAGACTATCTCAATATCATGTTCCTGCCGAATATGGGAGAAACCACCATTTTTGCCGTCGCAATGGTAGGAGCCGTAATTGGATTCTTCTGGTACAATACCTATCCTGCCCAGGTTTTCATGGGCGATACAGGAAGTTTGATGCTAGGAGGAGTAATTGCCGTTTTAGCGATTATTTTAAGAAAAGAATTACTGATTCCTGTTTTATGTGGAATTTTCCTGATCGAAAACCTATCCGTTATGCTTCAGGTAGTTGTTTTCAAATACAGAAAGAAAAAATATGGGCTGGAATATGCTCAAAACAATAGACTATTCAAAATGTCACCACTACACCACCATTATCAGAAAGAAGGTTTTCACGAAAGTAAAATCGTAAACAGAATGATTATCATTGGAGTAATACTGGCAATTGTTTGTCTGATCACCTTAAAAATGAGATAA
- a CDS encoding UDP-N-acetylmuramoyl-L-alanyl-D-glutamate--2,6-diaminopimelate ligase has protein sequence MIITELVNRIPVIEIHGDSNREVSELVFDSRKVTENALYIAIRGTVVDGHSFIASSIEKGATAIVCEEFPETLAENVTYIKVKDSAKALGHLSSNFYGNPSQKLKLIGVTGTNGKTSVSTLLFDVFKNLGYDSALLSTVEIRIGEEIIPATHTTPDVITINKILAEAVEKGCEFAFMEVSSHGIAQNRIEGLHFKVAGFTNLTHDHLDYHKTFEEYLKTKKRFFDELEDTAIAITNVDDKNGNVMLQNTKATKKSYALKTMADYHGKLLEVDFNGMLLNFNGKEFWTTLTGKFNVYNLLLVFGIAEELGFEQDEILQAISNLKRVSGRFETMKSDGGIFFIVDYAHTPDALENILDSINDIRTKNERLITVFGCGGDRDHSKRPEMGNIATKKSTLAIITSDNPRTEDPGQIIKEIEAGVEPQNFSKYTSIPDRKEAIKMAIKFAEPKDIILVAGKGHENYQEINGVKHHFDDKEVINELWKLMSK, from the coding sequence TATCAGAATTGGTTTTCGACAGCAGAAAGGTTACAGAAAACGCTCTTTACATTGCTATAAGAGGAACAGTAGTGGATGGACACTCATTCATTGCATCTTCTATTGAAAAAGGAGCAACAGCAATTGTTTGTGAAGAATTCCCTGAAACGCTGGCAGAAAACGTAACTTATATCAAAGTGAAAGACTCTGCTAAAGCTTTAGGTCATCTTTCATCTAACTTCTACGGAAATCCTTCTCAGAAACTAAAACTGATAGGTGTTACCGGAACCAACGGAAAAACTTCTGTTTCTACCCTCCTTTTTGATGTTTTCAAGAATTTAGGATATGATTCTGCTTTATTATCAACCGTTGAAATCAGAATTGGGGAAGAAATTATTCCCGCGACTCATACCACTCCGGATGTTATTACCATCAATAAAATCTTAGCTGAAGCAGTGGAGAAAGGGTGCGAATTTGCTTTCATGGAAGTAAGTTCTCACGGAATTGCCCAAAACAGAATCGAGGGGTTACACTTCAAAGTAGCAGGATTTACCAATCTTACCCACGATCATTTAGATTATCATAAAACATTCGAAGAATACTTAAAAACGAAAAAAAGATTCTTTGATGAATTAGAAGATACAGCCATTGCCATCACCAATGTAGATGACAAAAATGGTAACGTCATGCTTCAGAATACAAAAGCGACAAAGAAATCTTACGCTTTGAAAACAATGGCAGACTATCACGGAAAACTATTGGAAGTAGATTTCAACGGAATGCTGCTGAACTTCAACGGAAAAGAATTTTGGACCACATTAACAGGAAAATTCAATGTGTACAACCTATTGCTGGTTTTCGGAATTGCGGAAGAACTTGGGTTTGAACAGGATGAGATTCTTCAGGCCATCAGTAACTTAAAAAGAGTTTCCGGAAGATTTGAAACCATGAAATCCGATGGTGGAATTTTCTTTATCGTAGACTATGCACACACTCCGGATGCTTTAGAAAATATCTTGGACAGCATTAACGATATCAGAACCAAAAACGAAAGATTAATCACCGTTTTCGGTTGTGGAGGAGACAGAGATCACTCCAAAAGACCTGAAATGGGAAATATTGCCACTAAAAAATCAACATTGGCAATCATCACTTCAGACAACCCAAGAACAGAAGATCCCGGACAAATTATCAAGGAAATAGAAGCAGGTGTTGAACCTCAGAACTTCAGCAAATACACTTCAATTCCGGACAGAAAAGAAGCCATAAAGATGGCCATAAAGTTTGCAGAACCTAAAGATATTATTCTCGTAGCCGGAAAAGGCCACGAAAACTATCAGGAGATCAATGGTGTAAAACATCATTTTGATGACAAAGAAGTAATTAATGAGCTTTGGAAATTAATGAGCAAGTAA